The Aureitalea marina genome includes a window with the following:
- a CDS encoding MlaD family protein, which yields MNRSREIKSGILAIAAILLFIFGYNFLKGSNLLNSKRIYYVLYENVDGLAPSAPVTINGLQVGRVEQINFANDQGGLVVTFSVDSDFQFSKESMVEIYSSGFISGNNLGIKPKYDINNIAVSGDTLTGTITKGMLDGLMDTFSPLEGSIRLTLARLDTVLYDIDDILNDETRNDLKSAIASLDATMASVKGITANTKSLLADNRESLDRTIQNLDTTTANFARISDSLAQIETAKIAADLQAVVDDFKQITTRIESGEGTVGKLLYDEALYDNLAGASKELEELLADFKENPKRYVHFSVFGKKAQPYEAEPQNPPE from the coding sequence TTGAATCGCTCACGAGAAATCAAATCCGGAATTCTGGCAATTGCAGCCATTTTGTTGTTCATCTTTGGATATAACTTCCTCAAAGGCTCTAACCTCTTAAATTCCAAACGGATATACTACGTCCTGTACGAGAATGTGGATGGCCTTGCTCCGTCGGCACCCGTTACCATCAACGGATTGCAAGTTGGACGCGTAGAGCAGATCAATTTTGCCAACGACCAAGGTGGGCTAGTTGTCACCTTTTCTGTAGACAGTGACTTTCAATTCTCCAAGGAGAGCATGGTAGAGATCTACAGCAGTGGTTTCATCAGTGGAAATAACCTGGGAATTAAACCCAAGTACGACATCAACAATATTGCCGTATCAGGCGATACCCTCACCGGTACAATAACGAAAGGGATGCTGGATGGGCTCATGGATACCTTTAGTCCATTAGAAGGAAGCATCCGCTTGACTCTGGCCAGGCTAGATACAGTTCTCTACGATATCGACGACATACTAAATGATGAAACCAGAAACGATCTGAAATCGGCTATAGCAAGTCTGGATGCCACCATGGCCTCCGTTAAGGGCATTACCGCGAATACCAAATCTTTACTGGCAGATAACCGAGAAAGCCTGGATAGAACCATTCAAAACCTGGATACCACAACGGCTAACTTTGCTCGCATTTCGGACTCTTTAGCTCAAATAGAAACGGCAAAAATCGCTGCTGACCTACAAGCAGTTGTAGACGATTTCAAACAGATAACTACCCGTATTGAGAGCGGGGAGGGCACCGTTGGTAAGCTGCTCTACGACGAGGCCTTATACGATAATTTGGCCGGCGCATCCAAGGAGTTGGAGGAACTACTGGCTGATTTCAAGGAAAATCCGAAGCGCTATGTGCACTTCTCAGTTTTTGGTAAGAAGGCACAACCCTACGAAGCTGAACCACAAAATCCCCCAGAATAA
- a CDS encoding (Fe-S)-binding protein produces MHLLPNILFAIILICGIGFFVRNIRKVIGRIKLGRVIDRTDNSKQRWGNVVRIALGQSKMVVRPVSGIMHIIVYLGFIIINLEVLEIIIDGLFGTHRIFAFMGSFYNVLIASFEILALLVLIAVIVFWVRRNMQRIKRFLSPEMKGWPKQDANIILYFEVVLMVLFLTMNAADLQLQRLGADHYEAAGSFPVSQYLLPLIDSMSVESLVLLERTAWWIHILGILVFLNYLYYSKHLHILLAFPNVYFGKLTPAGQFPNNEAVTKEVELMMDPNADPFAAPPESAEPPAKFGASDVIDLNQVQLLNAYTCTECGRCTSVCPANQTGKKLSPRKIMMDTRDRLEEVGKQMEKNGKIEEGKQLLGDYISTEELWACTSCNACVEACPVSIDPLSIIMDMRQFLVMEQSAAPSELNVTMTNIENNGAPWPFNQMDRANWINE; encoded by the coding sequence GTGCATTTGCTCCCAAACATACTCTTTGCCATAATTCTCATTTGCGGGATAGGCTTCTTTGTCAGAAACATTAGAAAGGTGATCGGTCGGATCAAACTGGGACGCGTCATAGACAGGACAGACAACAGCAAGCAGCGCTGGGGCAATGTAGTGCGGATCGCGCTAGGACAGTCCAAAATGGTTGTCCGGCCTGTTTCCGGGATTATGCACATCATAGTATATCTAGGTTTTATCATTATCAACTTGGAAGTTCTCGAGATCATCATCGATGGTTTATTCGGTACCCATCGGATCTTTGCATTTATGGGGTCGTTCTACAATGTCCTGATCGCGTCCTTCGAGATCTTGGCGCTTTTAGTGCTGATAGCCGTGATCGTATTTTGGGTTAGACGGAACATGCAACGGATCAAACGCTTCCTGTCCCCTGAAATGAAGGGCTGGCCTAAACAGGATGCCAACATCATTCTCTATTTTGAAGTGGTCTTGATGGTCTTGTTCCTCACCATGAATGCTGCCGATTTGCAATTGCAGCGTTTAGGTGCCGATCACTATGAGGCTGCAGGAAGTTTTCCTGTGAGTCAATACCTGTTGCCGCTGATCGATTCCATGTCTGTAGAATCACTTGTTCTTTTGGAAAGAACAGCCTGGTGGATCCACATACTAGGTATACTGGTCTTCTTGAACTACCTCTATTACAGCAAGCACTTACACATACTGCTGGCATTCCCCAATGTATATTTTGGCAAATTGACCCCTGCTGGGCAATTCCCCAACAATGAGGCTGTGACCAAAGAGGTCGAATTGATGATGGATCCCAATGCCGATCCTTTTGCGGCACCACCAGAATCGGCCGAACCTCCGGCCAAATTTGGAGCCAGTGATGTGATCGATCTCAACCAAGTGCAGCTACTAAATGCCTATACCTGTACAGAATGTGGGCGTTGTACCAGTGTTTGCCCAGCCAATCAGACCGGAAAGAAATTATCTCCTCGCAAGATAATGATGGATACCAGGGACAGGCTGGAAGAGGTGGGGAAACAAATGGAGAAAAACGGCAAGATCGAAGAAGGAAAACAGCTATTAGGAGATTATATTTCTACAGAGGAGTTGTGGGCTTGTACCTCCTGTAATGCATGTGTCGAAGCTTGCCCTGTTAGTATAGACCCATTATCCATTATCATGGATATGAGACAATTCCTGGTTATGGAACAGTCTGCGGCTCCATCAGAGCTAAATGTGACTATGACCAATATTGAGAATAACGGCGCCCCCTGGCCATTTAATCAAATGGATCGGGCCAATTGGATCAATGAATAA
- a CDS encoding LNS2 domain-containing protein gives MNKDDVKKLLKEKLEEGEHVSPILPEGIKNYLIDIDGTICDDIPNEEPERMATAEVYPDALKTLNRWYDQGHIICFFTSRTEDHREVTEVWLKEHGFNYHSLLMGKPRGGNYHWIDNHLVRATRYRGKFTDLIEKEVTIEVFED, from the coding sequence ATGAATAAAGACGACGTAAAGAAATTGTTGAAAGAAAAACTGGAAGAAGGGGAGCACGTTAGTCCTATTCTACCAGAAGGAATTAAGAATTACCTGATCGATATTGACGGGACAATCTGCGATGATATTCCCAATGAGGAGCCGGAAAGAATGGCCACTGCCGAGGTTTATCCAGACGCCCTAAAGACCTTGAACAGATGGTATGACCAAGGACACATCATTTGTTTTTTTACCTCCCGCACTGAAGATCACCGCGAAGTGACCGAGGTTTGGCTGAAGGAGCATGGGTTTAATTATCATAGTTTGCTGATGGGTAAACCCCGTGGAGGTAACTACCACTGGATTGATAACCACTTGGTTCGCGCAACGCGCTACAGAGGTAAGTTTACAGACCTGATCGAAAAGGAAGTGACCATAGAGGTTTTTGAAGATTAA
- a CDS encoding (Fe-S)-binding protein, whose product MSDSIQVPTMAQMMAQGQSPEVLFWVGCAGSFDDRAKKITKAFVKILNKTGVSFAVLGTEESCTGDPAKRAGNEFLFQMQAAMNIQVLNGYEIKKIVTTCPHCFNTLKNEYPELGGNYEVLHHTQFLKSLLNEGKLKVEGGSFKGKRITFHDPCYLGRANGEYEAPRELLRKLEVELTEMRRCKSNGLCCGAGGAQMFKEPEAGNKDINIERTEEALDTKPEIIAAGCPFCNTMMTDGVKAAEREGDIEVMDLAEMIATASDL is encoded by the coding sequence ATGAGCGACTCCATCCAAGTACCGACCATGGCCCAAATGATGGCCCAGGGCCAAAGCCCGGAAGTACTCTTCTGGGTGGGCTGCGCAGGTAGCTTTGACGACCGGGCAAAGAAGATCACCAAGGCATTTGTGAAGATTCTGAACAAGACAGGAGTTTCCTTCGCCGTTTTGGGTACTGAAGAAAGCTGTACCGGCGATCCTGCCAAACGAGCTGGAAACGAATTCCTGTTCCAGATGCAGGCCGCCATGAATATACAGGTTCTTAATGGCTACGAGATCAAAAAGATCGTGACTACCTGTCCGCACTGCTTTAATACCCTTAAGAACGAATACCCCGAATTAGGAGGGAACTACGAGGTGCTACACCATACTCAGTTTCTGAAATCCTTGCTAAACGAAGGCAAGTTGAAAGTGGAAGGTGGAAGTTTCAAAGGCAAGCGAATTACCTTCCATGATCCTTGCTATTTGGGACGGGCAAATGGCGAATACGAAGCTCCACGCGAGCTACTGCGCAAACTGGAAGTCGAACTGACAGAAATGAGACGTTGTAAGAGCAATGGGCTTTGTTGTGGTGCCGGCGGTGCTCAAATGTTCAAAGAGCCGGAAGCAGGAAACAAGGACATCAATATTGAACGTACCGAAGAGGCCTTGGACACCAAGCCCGAGATCATTGCTGCCGGTTGCCCTTTCTGTAATACCATGATGACCGATGGAGTTAAAGCTGCCGAACGTGAAGGAGATATAGAGGTGATGGACCTGGCCGAGATGATTGCCACTGCTTCGGATCTATAA
- a CDS encoding outer membrane beta-barrel protein: MAQNEFVPGSYTLHSGKKVEGLIKNQPLKPWDVSFEFKEKDGPTVSVSAESVQEVTIEDNSIYLRRRIRYDQSIDRLNNLNFSSQPDWSFRTGFIKLVVDGQADLFVLQDDGGDRFYFRRGDASIQPLVYKRYLKDQDIAYNRQFRGQLATQFADCLSLSPSDFESLLYQESSLIGIFKKFNNCISEDAVLVLDKEKRKPKITLRLKAGVNFSDYEVENDLSENFGGDFGSKTSFRGEAEGEIMLSGEKSHWALFLGLGYYPGIDKTIQQPTGSINTPIQDVTLKYLTSFEIPVGARYYFPITDKVRLSLQAGFLYTYVKELSITYSATNIDLKEPSFGIGKPLIGFGIHVDRFFVESRFDFEGDVFQGSRNKMTNNTINFVAGVQLF; the protein is encoded by the coding sequence ATGGCTCAGAATGAATTTGTTCCAGGCTCCTATACCCTCCACAGCGGTAAGAAAGTAGAGGGTCTTATCAAAAACCAACCCCTTAAGCCATGGGATGTTTCTTTCGAATTCAAGGAAAAGGATGGCCCAACCGTTTCCGTGTCAGCAGAATCTGTTCAAGAAGTTACCATTGAGGACAATTCCATCTACTTAAGAAGACGGATCCGATACGATCAGTCTATTGATCGGTTGAACAATTTGAATTTTTCAAGTCAACCGGATTGGAGTTTCAGAACGGGCTTTATAAAGCTAGTTGTGGATGGGCAGGCCGATCTATTTGTACTTCAAGATGACGGAGGAGATCGCTTCTATTTTAGACGAGGAGATGCATCCATCCAGCCACTGGTCTACAAAAGATATCTAAAGGACCAGGATATCGCCTACAATAGGCAGTTCAGAGGTCAGTTGGCCACTCAATTTGCAGATTGCTTGAGTCTGAGTCCTTCTGATTTTGAATCCTTGTTATACCAGGAATCATCATTGATCGGAATCTTTAAGAAATTCAATAACTGTATCTCTGAAGATGCAGTTTTAGTACTTGACAAGGAAAAGCGAAAGCCGAAGATTACCTTGAGACTAAAGGCCGGTGTCAACTTTTCTGATTATGAAGTTGAAAATGATCTCTCTGAAAATTTCGGAGGTGATTTTGGAAGTAAAACTAGTTTCAGGGGAGAGGCCGAAGGTGAGATCATGCTTTCAGGAGAAAAAAGCCATTGGGCTTTATTCTTAGGTTTAGGTTATTACCCGGGCATTGATAAGACCATTCAGCAACCGACCGGATCGATCAACACTCCAATACAAGATGTCACCCTGAAATATCTTACCTCCTTCGAGATCCCTGTGGGAGCACGTTATTATTTTCCTATTACTGATAAAGTTCGCTTGTCCCTACAAGCAGGTTTCCTCTATACCTATGTTAAGGAGCTTTCCATTACTTATTCGGCCACCAACATTGATCTGAAAGAACCAAGTTTCGGAATCGGAAAACCTCTTATCGGATTTGGTATTCATGTCGACCGATTCTTCGTTGAGTCACGATTCGATTTTGAGGGTGATGTATTTCAAGGCTCAAGGAATAAAATGACAAATAATACCATTAATTTTGTAGCTGGAGTTCAATTATTCTAG
- a CDS encoding ABC transporter ATPase codes for MFVEFNALPDHSRVWIYQSNRKFLPEEVEQIQLRTQEFLEQWTAHGQNLEAGFEVRHNRFIVIGLNQENASASGCSIDASVHFIQSLEKEFDLDLMDKMNVTFYNGPYIAHKTLADFKAMAKSRSVSGKTVVFNNLVNTKAEYKEHWEVPAKESWHSRFLA; via the coding sequence ATGTTTGTCGAATTTAACGCACTACCAGATCACTCGAGGGTCTGGATCTATCAATCCAATCGGAAATTTCTCCCGGAGGAAGTAGAGCAGATACAACTCAGAACCCAAGAGTTCTTAGAGCAGTGGACGGCTCACGGTCAAAACTTAGAAGCCGGTTTTGAAGTACGCCATAACCGCTTTATCGTCATCGGCCTAAACCAGGAAAATGCTTCTGCTTCCGGCTGTAGTATAGATGCCAGTGTTCATTTTATTCAGTCCCTGGAAAAGGAGTTCGATCTAGACCTGATGGATAAAATGAATGTGACCTTTTACAACGGCCCTTATATTGCCCACAAGACCCTGGCCGATTTTAAGGCGATGGCCAAGTCCCGATCCGTATCTGGAAAGACGGTGGTTTTCAACAATTTGGTGAATACCAAGGCCGAGTACAAGGAGCATTGGGAGGTTCCGGCCAAAGAGAGCTGGCACAGCCGATTTTTAGCATAG
- a CDS encoding glycoside hydrolase family 3 N-terminal domain-containing protein, producing MRSLTLTSLFALLVTGLWSQTPDPLLVSSEENLQTQWVDSIYDQMTLEARIGQLFMVDVFSRDPESVTDKVKSLITNYGIGGVIFSKGGPIRQARLNNQMQALSKVPLMVGMDAEWGLAMRLDSTFAYPWNMTLGAIQDDRIVEQVGRRIGEHSKRMGVHINFAPVLDININPQNPIIGNRSFGEDVQNVTNKASALMQGMQGAGVLGSGKHFPGHGDTASDSHKTLPTLNFDRQRLDSIELKPYQTVIDQGLASVMIAHLNVPALVPESGYPTSISPSVVHQLLQEEMAFKGLVFTDALNMKGAADFKEPGAIDLAAFEAGNDILLISEDVPKAHALILKAYNDGRISEDRLSHSVKKILKAKYKVGLADYQDVTEENLFKDLNTPQDHILNEEAMAAALTVLKNESLLPVTQLEGKKIAYVQMGDDDGEFFHQGLRKYADVQWIKANSLQSYRQKLSGFDLVIMGFHKSNANPWKDYNMSQTDVQLIEGIAAEKTVILDIFTRPYALLDLESTANIEGLIVSYQNSELAQDLSAQLIFGARAARGKLPVSCGSEFPVGSGLETVSIKRLGYGSPESVQLDSEILAKIDTMVEEGIYATMMPGAQVVVARKGKVVYRKSFGYHTPEKKRLVQDEDIYDLASLTKILATVPMLMGLFDRGVLNMDSTLGKMIPSLANSNKSDISLKRMLSHYARLEAWIPFYTETVNNETGGPSSDYYRREAGDGFNTRVASKMFMRSDYQDSIYQRIKDSDLRKRNGYRYSDLGYYLLAQYLEDFYGNSLEKITQANLYEPLGAHRTTYKPLEKFSLDQIAPTEEDNYFRMQKVHGYVHDQGAAMLGGVSGHAGLFGNANDVAKIMQMYLWNGQYGGRTYFSGDVIDAFNTCYYCDDDVRRGVGFDKPQLGEVGPTCGCVSMTSFGHSGFTGTFTWADPEEEIVYVFLSNRTYPTADNRMLISSDLRSQIQEVIYEAIIRD from the coding sequence ATGAGAAGCTTAACCTTAACCTCACTCTTCGCACTGTTGGTGACAGGGCTATGGAGTCAGACACCAGATCCCCTGTTGGTGTCCTCAGAAGAGAACTTACAGACCCAATGGGTCGATAGTATCTACGACCAGATGACCCTGGAAGCCCGTATCGGGCAATTGTTCATGGTGGATGTTTTTTCACGAGACCCCGAATCTGTAACCGATAAGGTCAAATCCCTGATTACCAATTACGGAATAGGAGGGGTGATCTTTTCTAAGGGAGGTCCGATCAGGCAAGCACGTTTGAATAACCAAATGCAGGCACTTTCTAAAGTGCCCCTGATGGTTGGTATGGATGCAGAATGGGGCCTGGCCATGCGGCTGGATTCCACTTTCGCTTATCCCTGGAACATGACCCTGGGAGCCATACAGGATGATCGTATCGTGGAGCAGGTGGGGCGTCGTATCGGAGAACACTCCAAACGAATGGGTGTTCACATCAACTTTGCACCGGTTCTGGATATCAATATCAACCCTCAGAATCCGATCATCGGGAATCGATCCTTTGGAGAGGATGTCCAGAATGTAACGAATAAAGCAAGTGCGCTGATGCAGGGAATGCAGGGAGCCGGAGTATTGGGAAGCGGCAAACACTTTCCCGGTCACGGGGATACGGCCAGCGATTCGCATAAGACCTTACCCACCCTGAACTTTGACCGGCAGCGTCTGGATAGTATCGAGCTAAAGCCCTATCAGACTGTGATTGACCAAGGTTTGGCCAGCGTGATGATCGCTCATCTGAACGTTCCTGCACTGGTCCCTGAGAGTGGCTATCCAACTTCCATCTCTCCGTCAGTGGTACACCAGCTGTTGCAGGAAGAAATGGCGTTTAAGGGCTTGGTGTTCACCGATGCGCTAAACATGAAGGGCGCGGCAGACTTTAAAGAACCTGGAGCTATAGACCTGGCCGCATTTGAGGCGGGGAATGACATTCTTTTAATCTCTGAAGACGTACCCAAGGCCCATGCCTTGATCTTAAAGGCATACAATGATGGACGGATCAGTGAGGATCGGTTGTCTCACTCGGTCAAGAAGATACTTAAGGCCAAGTATAAGGTGGGATTAGCCGATTACCAGGATGTTACTGAGGAGAACCTGTTCAAGGATCTGAATACACCCCAGGACCATATACTGAACGAAGAGGCGATGGCGGCGGCCTTGACGGTGCTCAAAAATGAATCCCTGCTGCCGGTCACACAACTGGAAGGGAAAAAGATCGCCTATGTTCAAATGGGCGATGACGACGGCGAATTCTTTCACCAGGGACTTAGAAAGTATGCAGATGTCCAATGGATAAAAGCGAACTCCCTGCAATCCTATCGACAAAAACTCAGTGGGTTCGATCTAGTGATCATGGGCTTTCATAAGTCCAATGCCAATCCCTGGAAAGATTACAACATGTCCCAGACGGATGTTCAGCTTATCGAGGGCATTGCGGCAGAGAAGACTGTGATCCTGGATATCTTTACCAGGCCTTATGCCTTATTAGATCTGGAGAGTACCGCTAATATTGAAGGGCTTATCGTTTCTTACCAGAACAGCGAACTGGCCCAGGATCTCTCCGCTCAGCTGATCTTTGGTGCCAGAGCGGCAAGAGGGAAATTACCGGTGAGTTGTGGCTCCGAATTCCCCGTTGGCTCCGGTTTGGAGACCGTCAGCATCAAACGCTTAGGATATGGAAGTCCCGAGAGCGTGCAGTTGGACAGCGAGATTCTGGCCAAGATAGATACCATGGTAGAGGAAGGGATCTACGCCACTATGATGCCAGGTGCCCAGGTTGTAGTCGCACGCAAAGGTAAAGTCGTTTACCGCAAGAGTTTCGGTTACCACACCCCAGAGAAGAAACGCCTCGTCCAGGATGAAGACATTTACGATCTGGCTTCCTTGACAAAGATCCTCGCTACTGTACCTATGCTAATGGGTTTATTTGATCGCGGCGTATTGAACATGGATTCTACCCTGGGCAAAATGATTCCTTCCCTGGCCAATTCGAATAAATCTGATATCTCTCTCAAAAGAATGCTCTCGCATTATGCGCGCTTAGAAGCTTGGATCCCATTTTACACTGAAACGGTGAACAACGAAACAGGAGGTCCTTCCAGTGACTACTACAGGAGAGAAGCAGGCGATGGATTCAACACCAGGGTAGCCAGCAAGATGTTTATGCGCAGTGATTATCAGGACAGCATCTACCAGCGAATAAAGGACAGCGACCTGAGGAAGAGAAACGGTTATCGCTACAGTGATCTGGGATACTATTTATTGGCTCAATACCTGGAGGACTTTTACGGAAACTCCCTAGAAAAAATCACTCAAGCCAACTTATATGAGCCCTTGGGAGCTCACCGAACCACCTACAAACCCTTGGAAAAATTCTCCCTTGATCAGATCGCGCCAACAGAAGAAGATAACTATTTCCGGATGCAGAAGGTACACGGCTATGTGCACGATCAAGGTGCAGCCATGTTGGGAGGTGTTAGTGGGCATGCGGGTCTGTTTGGAAATGCCAACGATGTGGCCAAGATCATGCAGATGTACCTCTGGAATGGCCAATACGGGGGACGGACCTATTTTAGCGGAGATGTGATCGATGCCTTTAATACCTGTTATTATTGTGATGATGACGTACGAAGGGGAGTTGGTTTCGATAAGCCGCAACTGGGAGAAGTAGGCCCCACTTGTGGCTGTGTCTCCATGACCAGTTTTGGTCACAGCGGATTTACCGGCACCTTTACCTGGGCAGACCCGGAAGAGGAGATCGTCTACGTATTTCTATCTAACAGGACCTATCCCACCGCAGACAATCGCATGCTCATCAGCAGTGACCTTAGAAGTCAGATCCAGGAAGTCATCTACGAGGCCATCATACGGGACTGA
- the bshA gene encoding N-acetyl-alpha-D-glucosaminyl L-malate synthase BshA, protein MKIAIVCYPTFGGSGVVATELGIALADHGHEVHFITYKQPVRLELISHKVHFHEVHVPQYPLFKYQPYELALSSKLVDMVKLYGIELLHVHYAIPHAYAGYMAKKMLAEEGIHIPMVTTLHGTDITLVGNHPFYKPAVTFSINKSEMVTSVSQSLKDDTLRLFDIKNDIHVVPNFIDLSKYQYQFTECQRALMAEENERIITHISNFRPVKRIIDIIEIFDKVRQQLPAKLVLVGEGPEKERAERLCQQKGIVQMVHFLGNSEEVDKILCFSDLFLLPSEKESFGLAALEAMASGVPVISTNTGGLPEVNKDGISGYLSNVGDIEDMASKAVHILQEDETLARFKQQARAIATKFETKNIVPLYEAVYDKALSYVS, encoded by the coding sequence ATGAAGATTGCAATCGTGTGTTACCCCACCTTTGGTGGTAGTGGAGTTGTAGCGACAGAATTGGGCATCGCCCTGGCCGATCACGGCCACGAGGTGCACTTTATCACCTACAAACAACCAGTCCGTCTGGAGTTGATCTCCCATAAAGTTCACTTTCACGAAGTACACGTTCCCCAATATCCCTTATTTAAATATCAGCCCTACGAATTGGCGCTCAGCAGTAAGCTGGTGGATATGGTCAAGCTTTACGGAATCGAGTTATTGCACGTGCATTATGCCATTCCGCATGCCTATGCGGGGTATATGGCCAAGAAGATGCTTGCCGAGGAAGGAATTCACATCCCAATGGTTACCACGCTTCACGGTACGGATATAACCCTGGTCGGTAATCATCCATTCTACAAGCCTGCGGTTACCTTTAGCATCAATAAGAGTGAGATGGTTACCTCCGTTTCTCAGAGTTTGAAGGACGACACCCTTAGACTCTTCGATATCAAGAATGACATTCATGTGGTTCCCAACTTCATAGATCTAAGTAAGTACCAATATCAGTTCACCGAATGTCAAAGAGCACTGATGGCCGAGGAGAACGAACGTATTATCACACACATCAGTAACTTCCGCCCGGTCAAAAGAATTATTGATATTATCGAGATCTTCGATAAGGTCAGGCAGCAATTACCTGCCAAATTAGTATTGGTTGGTGAGGGACCTGAAAAAGAACGAGCCGAACGGCTTTGCCAGCAAAAGGGTATCGTACAAATGGTACACTTCCTGGGGAATAGCGAAGAGGTGGATAAGATCCTATGTTTTAGCGACCTGTTCCTGTTACCTTCTGAAAAAGAGAGCTTTGGACTTGCGGCCCTAGAGGCCATGGCCAGCGGAGTTCCTGTGATCTCGACCAATACAGGTGGTTTACCCGAAGTGAATAAGGATGGTATAAGCGGATACCTTAGCAATGTGGGCGATATTGAGGATATGGCGTCCAAAGCTGTTCATATTCTTCAGGAAGACGAGACTTTGGCACGATTTAAGCAGCAGGCCAGGGCAATAGCAACAAAATTTGAAACCAAAAACATCGTACCTTTGTACGAAGCTGTTTATGACAAAGCACTTTCTTATGTTTCGTAA
- a CDS encoding protease complex subunit PrcB family protein — protein sequence MFRNLTLLFLGLTLSVQAQQMSNMKKGDPVEFEVIMQDAQSNNKRQDFSLISSSSDLLKVVGMANMGRAKSYKLPQVDFAKYSMVFINLGEQNSGGIEVHVKKVVDTGSEWIVYYQIDKPGADEMATTVMTTPFTLVRIPRPGSKVSFEEITAQR from the coding sequence ATGTTTCGTAACCTAACCTTATTATTCCTGGGATTGACCCTGTCTGTTCAGGCCCAGCAAATGTCCAACATGAAAAAAGGTGACCCGGTGGAATTCGAGGTCATTATGCAGGACGCTCAAAGTAACAACAAAAGGCAGGATTTTAGCCTGATCTCTTCCAGCAGTGACCTTTTAAAAGTGGTTGGAATGGCCAATATGGGCCGTGCCAAATCCTATAAACTACCACAGGTCGATTTTGCAAAGTATTCCATGGTTTTCATCAACCTGGGAGAGCAGAATTCCGGTGGTATAGAAGTTCATGTGAAAAAAGTGGTAGACACAGGATCCGAATGGATCGTCTATTACCAGATCGACAAACCGGGCGCTGACGAAATGGCCACCACGGTCATGACCACTCCCTTCACTTTGGTACGTATTCCAAGACCTGGTAGCAAGGTGAGTTTCGAAGAGATTACTGCTCAGCGGTAG